The stretch of DNA TCAAAAAGCAATCCGTGAAGTCATACGTGCGACACATGCGGCCGAGGAGCAAGAAGAGTACACACCAGCCGCATCCTTCAGCAAGATGAACAAGAAGGAAAGAGAAAAGCTGATTGCTACGATGGAACAAGAGATGAAGGTAGAAGCAAAGGCATTAAACTTCGAACGTGCTGCCGAGCTTCGTGACCTATTATTGGAACTTAAAGCGGAAGGATGACGTACACATGGCGATGGAGAAACTGGTTGTTAAAGGCGCCAGAGCCCACAATTTAAAAAATATTGATGTCACCATTCCGAGAGATAAGCTTGTAGTGTTGACGGGGCTTTCCGGTTCAGGGAAGTCCTCGCTCGCATTTGATACGATTTATGCAGAAGGGCAGCGCCGGTATGTAGAATCCCTGTCTGCCTATGCCCGGCAATTTTTAGGTCAGATGGATAAGCCTGATGTTGATGCAATTGAAGGTTTATCCCCTGCCATTTCTATCGATCAAAAAACAACAAGCCGGAACCCGCGCTCAACAGTCGGGACCGTGACAGAGATCTATGATTATTTACGATTATTATTTGCAAGGGTCGGACACCCAACCTGTCCGATTCATCATATCGAAATTTCCTCTCAAACGATTGAACAAATGGTCGATCGGATTCTCGAATATCCGGAACGAACAAAGATGCAAATCCTTGCACCCGTTGTTTCCGGAAGAAAAGGAACGCATGTAAAGGTCCTCGAGGATATTAAAAAGCAAGGCTTTGTTCGGGTTCGCGTGGACGGAGAAATGCTCGATCTCGGAGATGAAATCGAATTAGAAAAGAACAAAAAGCACTCGATTGAAGTGGTTGTCGATCGAATCGTGGTCAAGGAGGGCATTTCTGCTCGAATTGCTGATTCACTTGAAACGGCGTTAAAGCTCGGTGAAGGAAAAGTCATTGTCGATGTGATTGGCGAGGAAGAACTGTTATTTAGTGAAAATCATGCCTGTCCGCTTTGTGGTTTTTCCATCGGGGAGCTGGAGCCAAGGATGTTCTCCTTTAACAGCCCATTCGGTGCTTGCCCAGAATGTGATGGACTTGGTTCTAAGCTCGAAGTAGATGTGGACTTAGTCATCCCTAACAAAGATTTGACGTTAAAGCAGCATGCAATTGCTCCATGGGAGCCAACAAGCTCCCAGTATTACCCACAACTGCTTGAGGCAGTCTGTGATCACTTCGGGGTGGATATGAACATCCCCGTAAAGGATATCCCTGAGCATTTGTTAGAAAAAGTCCTATACGGTTCCGGCCGTGATAAAATCTATTTCCGCTATGAAAATGATTTTGGCCAAATCCGTGAAGGAAATATTGAATTTGAAGGGGTCATCCGGAACGTTGAACGTCGTTTCAAGGAGACAAGCTCTGATTATATCCGTGAACAAATGGAAAAATATATGGCTCAGCAGCCATGTCCAACCTGTAAAGGCTACCGGTTGAAAAAGGAAACTCTTGCTGTCCTAATTAATGGTCATCATATTGCTCAAGTAACCGACCTTTCGATTGAAGAAGCGCATCAATTTTTTTCTGAATTGAAGCTGACGGAAAAAGAGATGCAAATTGCGAAACTCATTTTCCGTGAAATCAGTGAACGCCTCGGCTTCCTAATCAACGTCGGTCTCGATTATTTAACGCTCAGCCGAACGGCTGGTACGCTTTCCGGTGGGGAGGCGCAGCGAATTCGCTTAGCGACGCAAATTGGTTCACGTTTAACGGGTGTATTATACATTCTAGATGAACCTTCGATTGGACTTCATCAACGTGATAATGACCGTTTAATTGGCACACTACAGCAGATGCGGGACATAGGTAATACCCTCATTGTTGTTGAGCATGATGAGGATACGATGATAGCCGCCGATTATCTAATTGATATCGGCCCAGGTGCTGGTGTGCATGGCGGTCAGGTGGTTTCGGCCGGTACACCGGAAGAAGTCATGGCGGACACGAATTCGTTAACAGGTCAGTATTTGTCGGGTAAGAAATTTATTCCTTTGCCATTAGAACGCCGGAAGCCAGATGGGCGTTATATCGAAATAAAAGGCGCATCTGAAAATAACTTGAAAAATGTCAATGTGAAAATTCCACTTGGCATGTTTATCGCTATTACTGGTGTATCAGGTTCCGGAAAAAGTACGCTAATTAATGAAATTCTCCATAAGTCACTGGCACAAAAGCTTCATCGTGCAAAAACAAAGCCTGGCGAGCACAAGAGCATCAAAGGAATAGATTATTTAGAAAAAGTAATTGATATTGACCAGTCGCCAATTGGTAGAACACCGCGCTCCAACCCGGCTACCTACACAGGTGTCTTCGACGACGTTCGTGATGTATTTGCCGCTACGAACGAAGCAAAGGTCCGTGGATATAAAAAAGGTCGCTTCAGCTTTAACGTGAAGGGCGGTCGCTGTGAGGCATGCCGCGGGGATGGGATTATTAAAATTGAGATGCACTTCTTACCTGATGTGTATGTTCCTTGCGAAGTGTGCCATGGCAAGCGTTATAACCGTGAGACGCTGGAAGTGAAGTATAAAGGGAAAAATATTTCCGATATTCTTGATATGACGGTCGAAGCAGCAGTTGAATTTTTCGAAAATATTCCAAAAATCAGTCGCAAGCTACAGACGATATTGGATGTCGGACTTGGATATATTACGCTTGGTCAGCCGGCAACCACGCTTTCCGGTGGGGAAGCCCAGCGAGTGAAGCTTGCTTCGGAGCTACACCGTCGCTCAACCGGTAAGTCGTTTTACATCCTAGATGAGCCGACAACGGGACTTCATGTGGATGACATTTCGCGTTTACTTGTTGTACTTCAGCGATTGGTTGAAAATGGTGATACCGTCCTTGTGATTGAGCACAATCTGGATGTCATTAAGGCTGCCGATTATCTGATTGATTTAGGACCTGAAGGCGGTGACAAGGGTGGAACCATTATTGCGTCAGGTACACCGGAAAAGGTAGCAGAAGTGCCGGAATCGTATACGGGCAAATACTTGAAACCAATCCTTGAGCGAGATCGTTTAAGAATGAAAAAACAAATAGAAGAAAAAAGTGCAGTAGAAGCTTGAAACTTGAAAAAGAGCTGAAACCAGTTGCTGGTTTCGGCTCTTTTTTTGGGGCTTAAACTGTGTTTGGCGGGATAACTGGGAAAGTTGGCGGAAATGTGCCCAAAGTTTGCGGAATAACTCCATTAATTGGCGGAATCCCAGCCGAAACCAGCGGAATCAATCCAAAAACCAGCGGAATCTCCCCTGCATCTCCTACTGAGGTTTTTTGAAAAAAATATCGAACGTTTCGATCAGATTTATAGAAACTTTTTTCCTTTCAATTCGTACATAGAGGGTGAGGTGATGTACGAAATGGAAACAAGAAAGGTTCTATCAAGCTTGTGTTATTTTAGTATCTTTTTTGCAGGATTTATTTTTCCGCTTGTGGTGTATTTTGCTAGCGGTGATCAAGGCACAAAAGCGCATGCTAAAAAATCGTTATTCTCCCACTTAATCCCGCTCATTCTTATGCCGTTTGTTGTGATTGCAGTCCTGAATGATTCCGTAAACATCCAGAATGAGATTCCTACTTTTACAATCATTAGCATAGTCGCTTTTGCCCTTACCGGAATCGCTGTCACGATTTGGAACATTGTAAAAGGCGTAAAGGTATTACTTGCTGAATAAGCTTTAAGAGGGAAAAATTATGAGGCTGAGGTGGAAACCATGAAAGAGGAAAGAATCCGAATTTTAAAAATGGTGGAAGAAGGCAAGCTTAAGGTGGAGGAAGCTTTAACGTTGCTTGAGGAACTAGAAAAAGCGCAGCAGTCGATGGAGCAGAAGCAGGAGCAAATGGTGAATGAACTGTCGAATGCTGTTCAATTTGAGGAGGCCCAAAAGGAAGAAGCGTTTCAGGCGAAGTATCAATCCACAAAGGATAAAATTTTTGACTTTGTTGATTCCGCTTTGAAAAAACTCAAGGACTTTGATTTTGATTTGAACTTTGGCCAATCTGTCGATATTTCTCATATTTTTCAGCATGGGGATGCCACCATGAAGGATGTAGATATTGATGTGGCTAATGGCACCGTCAAAATCGCTGCTTGGGATCAACCTGATGTACGAATTGAGTGTCAGGCTAAAGTGTATCGTGTGGAAAACCAAGACCAGGCACGTCAAAACTTCCTTCGTGATGTACACTTTTCAATCGAGAATGAGAAATTACGTTTCACGACCCAGCAAAAATGGATGAAGGTCGATGCACTCATTTTTGTACCAAAGGCTCAATATGATCGAATCCGGATTAGGATGTTTAATGGTACGGTAGTAGGAGAAGAGTTGAATGTGGGTGACCTTCGCGTAAAGACCGCCAATGGAAAAATAACGCTGAATCAGTTGAACGGAAAGAAAGCGGAATTGGAGACAGCCCATGGGAAAATTAAGGTTAACCGCAGTGTGTTCGATGAAATTGAAGCAGAAACCATACATGGAGCAATCATGGTAGAGGGCGATTTTAAGAAGGTCGAAACGCAATCCTTTAACGGTAATATAAGCTATAACGTACGAGGAAATCGTTCCGAATGGATTCAAGCAAAAGCGATCACGGGTGGCATAGAGGTCTTTATTCCAGAGGGAAGCCCTGTTAATGGTGAGTTAAAAACAAACTTAGGTGGGTTTCATGTGAACCTCGTTGGCGTTCAGGTGCTCGAAGAAAAAACGGAAATGATTCAAAAATCACTTCGCTTTCAATCGGTCAATCATCCTGATAAAATGATGAGAATCTATGCAGATACAAAAACAGGTTCCATTACGATTCACAAATCACTTGAAGAATAAGTAGGAGATTTTACATTATGAGATGGCTGATAGGATGTTTAATTAATGCAGTTTTGTTCATGGCACTTGCTGGCTATTTTCATGAAAGCTTTCAATTGACAGGATTTTGGGCCGCCATTCAAGCGAGCATTTTATTATCCATCTTAAATGTTCTGGTGCGACCGCTTTTAATTTTATTTACATTACCTGTAACCATCTTATCGATGGGGCTTTTCTTGTTTGTGATCAATGCCATCACACTTGAATTAACAGATTATCTAATGGGTGAAGCATTTGAGATTCAAGGCTTCGGTATGGCACTATTCTTTGCCGTTATGATGTCTCTAGTAAATATTATCATTCATAAAACCATCTTAGATCCATCTAGGAAATCGAAGGATAAATGAGGGTGCAACTTTGCACCCTTTTTTTATTTGGTTCTTTTTCAAAAAATGCTAAAATAGGAGGTAATGAAATTTTTTGTATTATTTGTGAACTGTCGTTCATGAATAATACCATTCAATGAAGGAGGAAGCTACTTGCCAAAAGTACGCACGATAGACATAGTAAAGAAATTTCAGCTTGAATTGGTCAGTGGTGAAGAGGGCATTAACCGTCCCATTACTACGAGTGATATATCGCGTCCAGGTATTGAAATTGCTGGATATTTTGAATTTTATCCAGCGGAACGCATACAACTTTTAGGAAAAACGGAGCTATCCTTTTTCGAAGAGCTTTCCGAGAGTGAACGAGTGTCAAGAATGGAGCGGTTATGTACGGATATCACTCCAGCTATTATCGTCACTAGAGATATTGAAGTTCCTGTGGAATTAATTGAAGCCTCTGAACGGGAATCGGTGCCTGTCTTACGGACAAGCATGAAAACGACCCGCTTCTCCAGCCGCTTAACGAACTTTTTAGAAAGTAAGCTGGCTCCAACAACAGCCGTCCACGGTGTGTTAGTGGATGTGTATGGAATTGGAGTATTAATTACCGGTAAAAGTGGCGTGGGTAAAAGTGAAACTGCGCTAGAGCTAGTCAAGCGCGGCCATCGCCTTGTTGCCGATGATTGCGTGGAAATTCGCCAAGAGGACCAGGATACATTAGTAGGTACATCGCCAGAGTTAATTGAACACTTATTAGAAATCCGCGGCTTAGGGATTATTAATGTTATGACTCTATTCGGTGCCGGTGCCGTTCGAAGTAACAAGCGAATTACACTCATCATGAATTTAGAGATTTGGGATGCGAAAAAACAGTATGACCGCCTTGGATTAGATGAAGAGAAAATGAAGATTATTGATACTGAAGTGACAAAGATGACCGTCCCTGTCCGCCCAGGAAGAAACTTAGCTGTTATCATCGAAGTAGCAGCGATGAACTTCCGACTAAAAAGAATGGGTGTGAACGCAGCGCAGCAATTTACAGATCGCTTATCAGATGTGATTGAAGACGGAGAACACGAAGATATTTAAAGGGTAAAGGAGAGAGAGAGATGAACGAAACGATTCAACCGCTAAATCCGATTGCCTTTTCACTAGGACCAATCGATGTGCATTGGTATGGAATTATTATCGGATCCGGTCTGGCACTGGCGTTATTCCTTGCAATTAGAGAAGGGGATCGCCGAGGATTGCCGAAGGATACATTTGCAGATTTGATGCTTTGGGCGATTCCGATTGCGATTATATCAGCCCGCATTTATTATGTTATTTTTGAATGGAAGTATTATATTAAACATCCGATTGAAGCACCGCAGATTTGGAATGGTGGAATTGCTATTCACGGTGCATTGATAGGAGCGGTTATCACTACGTATGTGTTTTCAAAAAAGCGTGGAATCTCCTTCTGGAAGATTGCAGATATCGCCGCACCAAGTATAATTCTTGGACAGGCAATTGGCCGTTGGGGTAACTTTATGAATCAGGAAGCACATGGCCGTGAAGTAACAAGGACCTTCCTTGAAAATCTGCATTTACCGGACTTTATTATTAATCAGATGTATATCGACGGAACGTACTATCACCCAACCTTCTTATACGAATCCATTTGGGATTTTGTCGGCTTTATCTTATTAATTTTACTTCGTCGCGTGAATTTCCGCCGTGGAGAGCTCTTCCTTTCCTATGTCATTTGGTATTCCATTGGGCGCTTTTTCGTGGAGGGAATGCGAACAGACAGCTTGATGCTTGGAAGTCTCCGAATGGCGCAAACGATTTCGATTGCTCTTGTGGTTGGAGCATTGGCTATTTTAATTTATCGCCGAACGAAGAAACTTTCAGAGGCGCATTATTTAGATCAAGCTAATTAGAATATAGAGACTTGATCGAAAAAGGAGTATAGGGGAAATGCTATTAAGCTCATTAAAAAAGGGGCTGCTGGTTGGCTTAAAGACAACATGGACCTTAGGGAAAATTATTTTCCCCGTTACCTTGATTGTGGCAGTGCTGCAGTATACACCTGTACTGCCATGGATCATAAAATTGATTTCCCCAATCATGAAGCTCATCGGTTTGTCTGGGGATGCAGCCATTCCGCTTGTTCTAGGGAACTTTCTCAACCTATATGCGGCAATTGGCGCCATACTCACGCTAGATTTTTCAGTGAAAGAAGTGTTTATTTTAGCCGTGATGCTATCTTTTTCACATAATTTATTCATCGAATCTGGTGTGGCCATGAAAGCAGGGGTAAAGCTGTGGGTGGTTCTTGTAACGAGACCAGGACTCGCTCTTCTTTCTGCAGCGGTCATTAATCTTGTCTGGCATGGGGGCAAAGAAAAGGCTCAGTATGGTTTAATTGAGTCGAGTACCGTACCCGCGGATGGAGTAACAGGGATCATATTGGAGGCCGTTCAAAAAGCAGGACTAGGTATTTTACAATTAGCGATGATTGTCATTCCGCTTATGGTAGTCATTCAGATTTTAAAAGATTTACAGTGGCTAAATCGCTTTTCGAAAACAATGGCTCCAGTCACGAGAACGCTGGGTATGAAGGAAAATACGTCGACCACGATGGCGGCCGGTCTATTATTCGGTTTAGCCTATGGGGCAGGCGTGATGATCCAGGCGGTAAAAGAGGATGGAGTCAGCAAGAAGGATATTACACTGGCCTTTATTTTTCTCATGGCCTGCCATGCCGTTGTGGAGGATACATTAATCTTTGTTCCGCTCGGCATTCCAGTATGGCCATTATTCTTAATAAGGCTGGGTGTGGCCATTGTGTTAACATTAATTGTTGGAACTATATGGACACGCTCGGGATTAGTGAAAAGAAAGGAAGCTACCTATGACTAACAAAATTACAACCGTTCTTTTTGATTTAGATGGGACACTAATTGATACGAATGAATTAATTATCACCACTTATTTGCATACCCTTGAAAAATATTATCCAAGCAAGTACCAGAGAGAAGATGTTCTGCCGTTCCTCGGACCTACACTGCATGAGGTGTTTGGCAATATGGACCCTGACCGGGTGGAAGAAATGGTCTCAGAATACCGTGCCTTTAATATTGCCAATCATGATGAACTTGTAAAGGAATTCGTTGGTGTAAAGGAAACGGTTCAAACGTTGAAGGATCGTGGGTATAAGATGGGGATTGTTACTACTAAACGTCATGATGTGACACTAAAAGGGCTGCGGTTGATGGAGCTAGAAGACTACTTTGAAGTGATTGTGGCCTATGATCATGTAGAAAAAGTGAAGCCTGACCCAGAACCAATTTTCAAGGCTCTTGAACAGTTGGGCTCGACGCCTGAAGAATCAATCATGGTAGGGGATAATTTCCACGATATTTTGGCTGGGAAAAATGCGGGAACGGCAACTGCAGGTGTGTCATGGTCCATTAAAGGTAGAGAATACGTGGAGAAGTATGAACCAGATTATATGCTAGAGAACATGAAGGATTTATTAACGATTCTCGGAGAGTGAGAAACATGAGGAATACGACCCGCTACCCTGTTGAAGGTGCGAACTCCTTATGGCATGTCTACAAGACCGTGCCATTTTGGAAGGTTGTCAGAAATTTTATTGTCATTCAGTTGGCGCGTTATACACCATTACTGGGAATGAAAAATTGGCTGTATCGTACCTTCCTAGGGGTTAAGGTGGGTGAGCAAACCAGTTTTGCACTCATGGTGATGCTCGATGTCATGTTTCCGGAAAAAATCAGCGTCGGGCGCAATACTGTGATTGGTTATAATACGACTATCCTGGCCCATGAGTATTTAATTAAGGAATACCGTCTGGGCCCCGTAACGATTGGTAGTGAGGTCATGATTGGAGCGAACTCTACGATTATGCCCGGGATTACGATTGGTGATGGAGCCATCGTATCAGCGGCAACGCTAGTGCATAAAGATGTTCCAGCTGGTGCGTTCGTTGGTGGTAACCCAATGCGGGTCATTTATACAAAGGAAGAATTGGCCGAGCGCTGGGCAGACGATCCGATTTATGGTGGTCAAAAATAAACATGGAAGGAAGCCTAGTTTAACGACTGGGCTTTTTTTTATGGGGTAAAATAATCACAAACTGAGCTGATTTCAGAAAAGAAGATCACTTTTTCATTGACGAACAGTATCACTAGAGGTAAACTACTAATAACTTTAATTCATTATCACATTAGCAGACTAAAGCAATTGCAATTTTACAATAAAGGGTGAACCGGATGAGTCGCTTGTTTATGTTTGAAAAGCCATTGGGGATGCGGGATACACTTCCAGAGCTATATGAAAAAAAAGATAGTGTCCGTACATACATGTCCGATACGATGAAACTTTGGGGCTATCAATTTATTGAAACGCCTACGCTTGAATACTATGAAACCGTTGGAGCAGCATCAGCAATCGCTGACCAGCAGTTGTTCAAATTACTGGATAAAGAGGGACATACCTTGGTCCTTCGCCCAGATATGACCGCACCAATCGCACGGGTCGCGGCATCCAAGCTGTTAGAAGAAGACCTACCAGTTAGGCTTGCCTATTCAGCTAATGTATTTCGCGCCCAGCAGCGAGAGGGTGGCCGACCAGCGGAATTTGAACAAATAGGGGTGGAATGTCTAAACGAGGACACCGTCTCATGTGACGGTGAAGTCATTGCTTTACTGATCTCTTCCTTGAAAAAAGCAGGACTGCCACAATTTCAAGTGTCAGTTGGGCATGTTGGGTTTGCACAAGAACTGTTTGTTCAAATTCTTGGAACCAATGGCCGGGCGAATGCTTTACGTAAATTCTTATTTGAAAAAAATTATGTAGGTTACCGTGAGCATGTAAACTCTTTACAGCTTTCGTCGATTGATAAGAAGCGTCTCTTAAAGCTTTTACAATTACGAGGCGGTGAAGAGGTCATCGGCCAAGCGCTCGATATTATTGAAAATGACAAAGGCAAAGAAGCAATTGTAGAGTTGAAAGAGCTTTGGGATGTCATTAAAGATTATGGCGTCGAAGATAATGTGAAGTTTGATTTTACCATTGTCAGCCATATGAGCTATTATTCGGGTATTTTATTCGAGGCGTATGCCGGGAATGTCGGTTTTCCGATTGGCAATGGTGGACGCTATAGTTTAATAGAGAAGTTTGGGAAAAAGGCAAGTGCAACTGGATTTGCTGTTCGTGTAGATATGCTTCTAGAAGCACTCGGAGGGGGTCCGTTGGAAAATACCACTCACTGTATATTTTTCAGCCAGGAACGGCGAAAGGAAGCCTTTCAACTAGCCCGTGAGATGCACGAGCAGGGGAAAAAAGCAGTCCTGCAGGATATTTCCGGTGTGAATAATCTGGATGCTTTTACAAAAAGGTTTGCCGAGACAACCTATTTAATCGGAGGGCGCGGCGATGAGTAACATACTAACAATTGCGATGCCAAAGGGACGGATATTTGAGGAGGCAGTGGAACTGCTTCGCAAAGCAAATTACCAGCTGCCGCCCGAGTTTGATGATTCGCGAAAACTGATTATTGATGTGGAAGAGGAAGGCTTACGCTTCATTTTAGCAAAGCCAATGGATGTGGCTACTTATGTGGAGCACGGTGTGGCCGATGTGGGAATTGCCGGAAAGGATGTTTTATTGGAGGAGGAGCGCGATGTGTATGAACTCCTTGACCTTAAAATCAGCTACTGCTACTTGGCAGTGGCCGGCCTGCCAAACACTAAAATGAATGATGTTGCACCGAGAGTGGCGACCAAATATCCGAATGTTGCGGAAGCCTATTTCCGCGAGCAGGGGGAACAGGTCGAAATTATTAAGTTAAACGGATCCATTGAACTAGCACCTATTATAGGATTATCCGACCGGATTGTAGATATTGTATCTACGGGAAGGACCTTAAAGGAAAACGGGCTGGTTGAATATGAACGAATTGGTGACGTGACTTCCAGGCTAGTCGTGAACCCTGTCAGCTACCGCATCTACGACAAGCGGATTGATGAGTTGGTGAGCAGGCTAGCAGAAGTGGTGCCACAGGGGGTTTTGTAATATGAAAATATTAAAAGTGTCGGAACAGATTTCGATTAAGCGTTCGATTGAATCAGGGACCACTGAGCAGGTGGCTATCGTTAAGGGGATTATTCAAGAGATACGGACCCGAGGTGATGAGGCGCTAAGAGAATATACGGAGAAATTCGATCGAGTGAACCTTTCTTCTTTTTCCGTGACCGAGGGGGAAATCGAGACTGCGTATCAGAAGGTTGATGAAGGTTTTGTTTCCATTGTTCGGGAGGCAGCGGAAAACATTCGTTCCTTCCATGAGAAACAGCTTCGGCCATCATGGATGACGACAGAGGAGAATGGGACGATTCTTGGTCAAAAAATAACCGCCCTTGATTCGGTGGGGGTATATGTTCCAGGCGGAACTGCCGCCTATCCATCTTCGGTGCTGATGAACGTGATTCCAGCGAAGGTAGCAGGGGTCAAGCGGATTGTGATGGTTTCACCGCCAGATTCAGAGGGGAATTTGCCACCAGCTGTACTGGTTGCTGCGAAGGAAGCCGGCGTTGAAGAAATCTATAAAGTAGGCGGAGCTCAGGCGATTGCTGCTCTTGCCTATGGAACAGAGTCGATTACTTCTGTTGATAAAATCACGGGCCCTGGAAATATTTTTGTGGCATTGGCTAAACGCGAGGTTTTTGGCGATGTCGATATTGATATGATTGCCGGCCCAAGTGAAATTGCTATTTTAGCAGATGAAACGGCACGAGCAGATGAGATTGCGGCGGATCTTTTGTCTCAGGCAGAACACGATCCACGTGCCTGCAGTGTATTGGTTACACCATCTATGAGTTTAGCGGAAGAAGTAGCGGAGGAAGTGGAGAAACAGCTTGGAGTGCTGCCGCGAAAAGAAATTGCTGCCCATTCAATTGCGGATTATGGTGCGATTTATGTGACTACTGATTTGGATGAAGCTGTTGAGACGGTTAATCAGTTAGCGCCTGAGCATCTTGAGGTTATGACCGAGAACGCGATGGAGCTTCTTGGTAAAATTCGTCACGCAGGGGCGATTTTTATCGGTCGTTATAGCTCAGAGCCGGTCGGTGATTATTTCGCCGGACCCAACCATGTGCTGCCAACCAACGGTACTGCTCGTTTCTCAAGCCCACTGAATGTGGATGATTTTCAAAAGAAATCAAGTGTGATTGTCTATAGCAAAAAAGCGCTAACCGATAACGCGGCTAAGATTGCCGAGTTTGCCCGGATGGAAGGGCTTGAAGCGCACGCCCGGGCCGTGGAAATTAGATTGATAAATGATAAATAGGATGAAGGACAAAACGGCCTGATAGACCGGTGAAAATGTCTTTCATCGAGAGTATGAAGGACAAAACGGGCTGATAGACCGGTGAAAATGTCTTTCATCGAGAGTATGAAGGACAAAACGGGCTGATAGACCGGTGAAAATGTCCTTCATCGAGAGTATGAAGGACAAAACGGCCTGATAGACCGGTGAAAATGTCTTTCATCAAGTGTATGAAGGACAAAACGGGCTGATAGACCGGTGAAAATGTCCTTCATCAGGTATATGAAGGACAAAATCAATCGCTTAATAGGCTAAACTGTCCTTCATAACAGTGTAACCCTAAAAAAGTACATACAAATCTTAAAATATGAAGCAAACATTACAGGAGGTTATCTTCATGGAAAGAGCGGCAAGTATTGAACGGAACACGAACGAGACAAAAATCCAACTATCCTTAGCTGTAGATGGGGAAGGACAGTCTAATCTAGAGACAGGTGTACCATTCCTTAGTCATATGCTTGATTTGTTCACGAAACACGGACAATTTAACTTAACCGTAAATGCGAACGGCGATACAGAGGTGGATGATCACCACACAACAGAAGATATCGGCATTTGTTTAGGGCAAGCGTTACGAGAAGCCCTTGGAGACAAGCGCGGTATCAAACGTTACGGAAATGCTTTCGTTCCAATGGACGAAGCATTGGCTCAAGTAGTAGTCGACCTCAGCAATCGCCCGCACCTCGAAATGCAGGCGGAGTTCCCAGGACAAAAGGTTGGAACCTTTGATACAGAACTTGTCCATGAATTTCTCTGGAAACTAGCCCTAGAGGCGAGAATGAACCTCCACGTCATTGTTCATTATGGAAAAAACACGCACCACATGATTGAAGCCGTATTTAAAGCATTGGGCAGGGCACTCGACGAAGCAACCACCATCGACCCGCGCATCAAAGGCATCCCCTCCACAAAAGGGATGCTATAAAAAAAGTTATCCACAAGGGTGTCAGGCACCACTCGTGGACACTGTCCACCGCAGGAGGACGGTGTGAAAAATGCACCTAGAAAGGAGGGGCACGATGATTGGGATTGTTGATTATGGAATGGGGAATTTGTTTAGTGTGAGTAAGGCGTTGGA from Bacillus sp. SLBN-46 encodes:
- a CDS encoding acyltransferase: MRNTTRYPVEGANSLWHVYKTVPFWKVVRNFIVIQLARYTPLLGMKNWLYRTFLGVKVGEQTSFALMVMLDVMFPEKISVGRNTVIGYNTTILAHEYLIKEYRLGPVTIGSEVMIGANSTIMPGITIGDGAIVSAATLVHKDVPAGAFVGGNPMRVIYTKEELAERWADDPIYGGQK
- the hisB gene encoding imidazoleglycerol-phosphate dehydratase HisB; translation: MERAASIERNTNETKIQLSLAVDGEGQSNLETGVPFLSHMLDLFTKHGQFNLTVNANGDTEVDDHHTTEDIGICLGQALREALGDKRGIKRYGNAFVPMDEALAQVVVDLSNRPHLEMQAEFPGQKVGTFDTELVHEFLWKLALEARMNLHVIVHYGKNTHHMIEAVFKALGRALDEATTIDPRIKGIPSTKGML
- the hisD gene encoding histidinol dehydrogenase — encoded protein: MKILKVSEQISIKRSIESGTTEQVAIVKGIIQEIRTRGDEALREYTEKFDRVNLSSFSVTEGEIETAYQKVDEGFVSIVREAAENIRSFHEKQLRPSWMTTEENGTILGQKITALDSVGVYVPGGTAAYPSSVLMNVIPAKVAGVKRIVMVSPPDSEGNLPPAVLVAAKEAGVEEIYKVGGAQAIAALAYGTESITSVDKITGPGNIFVALAKREVFGDVDIDMIAGPSEIAILADETARADEIAADLLSQAEHDPRACSVLVTPSMSLAEEVAEEVEKQLGVLPRKEIAAHSIADYGAIYVTTDLDEAVETVNQLAPEHLEVMTENAMELLGKIRHAGAIFIGRYSSEPVGDYFAGPNHVLPTNGTARFSSPLNVDDFQKKSSVIVYSKKALTDNAAKIAEFARMEGLEAHARAVEIRLINDK
- a CDS encoding ATP phosphoribosyltransferase regulatory subunit — translated: MSRLFMFEKPLGMRDTLPELYEKKDSVRTYMSDTMKLWGYQFIETPTLEYYETVGAASAIADQQLFKLLDKEGHTLVLRPDMTAPIARVAASKLLEEDLPVRLAYSANVFRAQQREGGRPAEFEQIGVECLNEDTVSCDGEVIALLISSLKKAGLPQFQVSVGHVGFAQELFVQILGTNGRANALRKFLFEKNYVGYREHVNSLQLSSIDKKRLLKLLQLRGGEEVIGQALDIIENDKGKEAIVELKELWDVIKDYGVEDNVKFDFTIVSHMSYYSGILFEAYAGNVGFPIGNGGRYSLIEKFGKKASATGFAVRVDMLLEALGGGPLENTTHCIFFSQERRKEAFQLAREMHEQGKKAVLQDISGVNNLDAFTKRFAETTYLIGGRGDE
- the hisG gene encoding ATP phosphoribosyltransferase; amino-acid sequence: MSNILTIAMPKGRIFEEAVELLRKANYQLPPEFDDSRKLIIDVEEEGLRFILAKPMDVATYVEHGVADVGIAGKDVLLEEERDVYELLDLKISYCYLAVAGLPNTKMNDVAPRVATKYPNVAEAYFREQGEQVEIIKLNGSIELAPIIGLSDRIVDIVSTGRTLKENGLVEYERIGDVTSRLVVNPVSYRIYDKRIDELVSRLAEVVPQGVL
- the ppaX gene encoding pyrophosphatase PpaX; translated protein: MTNKITTVLFDLDGTLIDTNELIITTYLHTLEKYYPSKYQREDVLPFLGPTLHEVFGNMDPDRVEEMVSEYRAFNIANHDELVKEFVGVKETVQTLKDRGYKMGIVTTKRHDVTLKGLRLMELEDYFEVIVAYDHVEKVKPDPEPIFKALEQLGSTPEESIMVGDNFHDILAGKNAGTATAGVSWSIKGREYVEKYEPDYMLENMKDLLTILGE
- a CDS encoding nucleoside recognition domain-containing protein, producing MLLSSLKKGLLVGLKTTWTLGKIIFPVTLIVAVLQYTPVLPWIIKLISPIMKLIGLSGDAAIPLVLGNFLNLYAAIGAILTLDFSVKEVFILAVMLSFSHNLFIESGVAMKAGVKLWVVLVTRPGLALLSAAVINLVWHGGKEKAQYGLIESSTVPADGVTGIILEAVQKAGLGILQLAMIVIPLMVVIQILKDLQWLNRFSKTMAPVTRTLGMKENTSTTMAAGLLFGLAYGAGVMIQAVKEDGVSKKDITLAFIFLMACHAVVEDTLIFVPLGIPVWPLFLIRLGVAIVLTLIVGTIWTRSGLVKRKEATYD